In Solanum pennellii chromosome 3, SPENNV200, a single window of DNA contains:
- the LOC107012404 gene encoding ras-related protein Rab7 yields MASRRRMLLKVIILGDSGVGKTSLMNQYVNRKFSNQYKATIGADFLTKEVQFEDRLYTLQIWDTAGQERFQSLGVAFYRGADCCVLVYDVNVMKSFENLNNWREEFLIQASPSDPENFPFVVLGNKIDVDGGNSRVVSEKKAKAWCASKGIPYFETSAKEGFNVDAAFQCIAKNALKNEPEEEIYLPDTIDVAGGNQPRSTGCEC; encoded by the exons GAAGGCGGATGCTGCTCAAGGTCATAATCCTCGGCGATAGTGG GGTGGGAAAGACATCTCTGATGAACCA GTATGTGAATCGCAAGTTTAGCAACCAATACAAGGCCACAATTGGAGCTGATTTCTTGACAAAAGAAGTTCAGTTTGAGGATAGGTTGTACACATTACAG ATATGGGATACAGCTGGGCAGGAAAGGTTCCAAAGCCTTGGCGTGGCTTTCTACCGTGGAGCAGATTGTTGTGTTCTAGTGTATGATGTGAATGTCATGAAGTCATTTGAGAACCTTAACAACTGGAGAGAAGAATTTCTGATCCAG GCCAGCCCATCTGATCCTGAGAACTTCCCATTTGTTGTATTGGGGAACAAGATAGATGTTGATGGTGGCAATAGTCGAGTG GTGTCTGAGAAGAAAGCCAAGGCATGGTGTGCCTCCAAGGGGATACCTTACTTTGAGACCTCTGCAAAAGAGGGATTCAATGTGGATGCTGCATTCCAGTGTATAGCTAAAAATGCTCTGAAAAATGAACCTGAAGAAGAAAT ATACCTTCCCGATACTATTGATGTTGCTGGAGGAAATCAACCAAGATCAACAGGATGTGAATGTTGA